The following DNA comes from Anaerostipes rhamnosivorans.
TTATCCAGCATTTTTGAAATATCTATTTCTCCGTCTTCTGCGATGATTCTGATATTGAACGCTGAACCTGCCTCTGACAGTTCTCTGAGTATGTCTATTTCTTCTTCGGACATTGAGATATTTCTGTAAAATTGCTTTCTAT
Coding sequences within:
- a CDS encoding PTS sugar transporter subunit IIB; protein product: MCCLKEKGIIFDHINIGGMGAGGDRKQFYRNISMSEEEIDILRELSEAGSAFNIRIIAEDGEIDISKMLDK